A single genomic interval of Trichosurus vulpecula isolate mTriVul1 chromosome 6, mTriVul1.pri, whole genome shotgun sequence harbors:
- the CELF1 gene encoding CUGBP Elav-like family member 1 isoform X1, whose protein sequence is MNGTLDHPDQPDLDAIKMFVGQVPRSWSEKDLRELFEQYGAVYEINVLRDRSQNPPQSKGCCFVTFYTRKAALEAQNALHNMKILPGMHHPIQMKPADSEKNNAVEDRKLFIGMISKKCNENDIRVMFSSFGQIEECRILRGPDGLSRGCAFVTFTTRAMAQTAIKAMHQAQTMEGCSSPIVVKFADTQKDKEQKRMAQQLQQQMQQISAASVWGNLAGLNTLGPQYLALYLQLLQQTASSGNLNTLGSLHPMGGLNAMQLQNLAALAAAASAAQNTPSGTNALTTSSSPLSVLTSSAGSSPSSSSSNSVNPMASLGALQTLAGATAGLNVGSLAGMAALNGGLGSGGLSNGTGSTMEALTQAYSGIQQYAAAALPTLYNQNLLTQQNIGAAGSQKEGPEGANLFIYHLPQEFGDQDLLQMFMPFGNVVSAKVFIDKQTNLSKCFGFVSYDNPVSAQAAIQSMNGFQIGMKRLKVQLKRSKNDSKPY, encoded by the exons atgaatggaacaCTGGATCACCCAGACCAACCTGACCTTGACGCCATCAAGATGTTTGTGGGTCAGGTTCCTAGGAGctggtctgaaaaagatctgagggaaCTCTTTGAACAGTATGGTGCTGTCTATGAAATCAATGTCCTGAGGGATAGGAGCCAAAATCCTCCCCAGAGCAAAG GGTGCTGTTTTGTTACGTTTTACACCCGGAAAGCTGCACTAGAAGCACAGAACGCTCTTCACAATATGAAGATCCTCCCAGGG atgcaTCACCCTATACAGATGAAACCTGCAGACAGTGAAAAAAACAATG CAGTGGAAGACAGGAAGCTGTTTATTGGTATGATTTCCAAGAAGTGCAATGAAAACGACATCCGAGTCATGTTCTCTTCCTTTGGGCAGATTGAAGAGTGCAGAATATTACGGGGTCCTGACGGTCTGAGCCGAG GTTGTGCATTTGTGACATTTACAACACGAGCCATGGCACAGACAGCCATCAAGGCGATGCATCAAGCACAGACTATGGAG GGTTGCTCCTCTCCCATCGTGGTGAAGTTTGCAGACACCCAGAAGGACAAAGAACAGAAGCGCATGGcccagcagctgcagcagcagatGCAGCAGATCAGTGCCGCATCGGTGTGGGGGAATCTCGCTGGGCTGAACACTCTGGGACCCCAGTACTTAGCA CTTTATTTGCAGCTCCTTCAGCAGACTGCCTCTTCTGGGAACCTCAACACCTTGGGCAGCCTCCACCCAATGGGAG GACTAAATGCAATGCAGTTACAGAATTTGGCTGCGTTGGCGGCAGCTGCTAGCGCGGCTCAGAACACACCGAGTGGTACCAATGCCCTCACGACATCTAGCAGTCCTCTCAGTGTCCTCACCAGTTCAG caGGGTCCTCACCAAGCTCCAGTAGCAGCAACTCTGTTAATCCAATGGCTTCCCTCGGAGCCCTGCAGACATTGGCTGGAGCAACTGCCGGCCTCAATGTCGGCTCCTTAGCAG GGATGGCTGCCTTAAATGGTGGCCTGGGCAGTGGTGGTCTTTCTAATGGCACTGGAAGCACGATGGAGGCACTCACACAGGCCTACTCTGGGATCCAGCAGTACGCTGCCGCTGCACTCCCAACACTCTACAACCAGAACCTGTTGACACAACAGAATATCGGTGCTGCAGGAAGTCAGAAGGAAG GTCCAGAGGGAGCCAACCTGTTTATCTACCACCTGCCCCAGGAGTTTGGAGATCAGGACCTGCTACAGATGTTCATGCCTTTTGGAAATGTTGTTTCTGCCAAGGTTTTCATCGACAAGCAGACAAACCTGAGCAAGTGTTTTG GGTTTGTAAGCTATGACAATCCTGTTTCAGCGCAGGCTGCCATCCAATCAATGAACGGCTTTCAGATTGGCATGAAACGACTGAAAGTGCAGCTCAAACGCTCCAAGAATGACAGCAAGCCCTACTGA